AGTGGCCTGCTCACTGGTCGCCTTGCCCGTTGTGAAGAGATCGACCTCTATCCGCTGGAGATCGATCGCGATCGACTCCGCATCTGTCCGTCCTTTCGCTCGGGACGTGGCCGTATCCGCGACCGGTAATTCGTAAGCAGCGAGATCCGAATAGATGATCAAACGCGGAAGACCATCCGAAAGCGAATATGCCTTTGTTCGATTCAGTGACTGGACAAGGCCACCGTGGGCGAACTCAGAGCGGGCCTTCGGTGCGCCGACGACAGCTTTCTTCAGTCCCTGCACGAGAGAGATCGTGGCCGATCTCGAGAACTCTTCCGCAGCCTTCGTGATTGACGAGCGCCAGTCACTACCGAAGAAGCGCTGCATGCTCGTTGTCTCTTTTTCCAGCTTGGACGCCTCCTCCTTGCCGACAAGGGGAAGGCATCCGGTGAATAGCGGCGTGAGACCTGATCCGTCGGAATTGGCAACCGCGATGGTGACGCGCTCTCGTGGAGCCATCACCTGGTCGACGGCAGGGTTGCGTGCGTCGAAGAACTGGGCCGCGAACCGCCTCCAGGCAGTGTTGTCAGGTGAAGGGCCGTTCGGGAGATCGTCGGACACTACCGAACCGTCGATCACAACAAATGTCTGGCGCAGAGCCGGACCGCCGCCGTCGCTGGTGCAGAATTCATCGACAGTCTTGACCTGGGCGGCGGCCGGCGAGGAGATCCCGCAGAACAGAATGCACAAAAGAAGATGCCTCTTCATTCCCATGCTCCTAGATGTGCTTGAGGACAAGCCGGCGAGCCGCATACTGGTTTGAATCCAGCATCTCTTCGCCGGTTGCTTCGATTTCGGGCTGAACTTCGAACTGGACGCGCTTGCCCTTTAAGGCAGAGATCAGTTGCATGCGGTAGAGTTCAAGAGCCGCGACCACCCGAGTGTCCTGCTCGCTGACCTTAGCCAGAAGAGAGCGCCCCATAGCGAACTCGCCGTCCGACGACATGGACGCGTGCTTGTTGCGGGCCTGTTCGATCTCCTTTTCGCAGGTGGCGTCGATCTTCTCGAACTCTCTCTTCAGCGGCTGATTGATACGTTCATGGAGCGCATACATTTTCTTTTCTGCATTCATCTTGTTCTTCAGGGCGTCGGGATAGTTATGGTCTTCGTCGTGAGCGAAAAAGGCTATTGCGACACCGAGGAGCCAGACAAGAAGGTTGCCGATCATGGACCCCCCGATCATGAGGAGAGCGCTTGGCGCATCCCCGCCGATGACCGAATTCTCCAATAGCTGATCTGCAAGAAGGCTGTTGCGCGCATACCAGACAAGAGCAAGCACGGAAAAAAGAAGGAAGAATCCAATGCCGAACATCCAGAATGAACTTGCTCTGTCGCCGTCCCTCCTGTGGGCTCCGAACCGCGAATCAAGCTGCCGGATAACGGTGCCATGAAGATGAGAGGCCGTGGCAAGCGCTATTGCGACGATGACAGTGACCCCAAGCGCGATGGCCGGAGTGAACATCTTGATCGCATTGAAGCTGTCGAAGTTGATCATCCCTTCGCATATGCCGATCAAAACCATGGCCGGGTAGTACCACATCGGCGTTGGCTTCGCTTCGCGCCCGTGACGGGCGCGCAGTTCATCGTAGTCTTCCTTGGTCTTGGCATAGTCATGCTTGGCTTCATCGTACCGGTCGTATTCAGCAGAGCGTTTCTCGCGGCTGCTCTTCTGAGCCTGCCTCTTCTTCTCTATGCGACGATCCTGCTCGGACGACATCGTGCGCTCGAGGAACACGCCCCTAGTCCTCTTCTGGTCATTGTTTGCCCCGAGAATGGTCGCTACGGCGTCGAGCGCCTGGCCACGGGCCCCTGCAATGTAGCTGCGGTACCACGAGGCCATGAATGGCGTGAGGTTCCCGGGAATCTCACCGACATGGTCACTGAGCCTGATCTGTGTCGAATCTGCCTCGGTGGGAACGCCTGCCAGAAGCCCCTTCACTATCTCCCCGCCGGGAGAAAGGTCGAGAGCCCTATAGGAGTCGACCTGAGTATCATTTGTCATAATATTCATCCCCGTGCCCTCACGATGCGATCGGCTTCCAGTCGCCCGTGTCCAGGCGGCACCAAAGCTGTCTTCCTCCGCCCGCGGACTGGCCGTCGACGCTCACGGTCTGCTGCGAATAGCGGCATGCCGTGAACTGCGACTTGGAATCGGAGGCCACCTTCGCAGGGGTGCCGCTCAAGTCCGCAATCTTTCGAGAGGTCGGGATCGGGGCGGACGAGACACTGGTCGTCACCGCCACATTCTTTCCGCTCTGGTTAGAGAACCGGGTGGTTCGGCTCGAATTGGCTGCGATCGCATCCTGTTCCGCATTCCGAATGCGCGCGCGATCCTCGGCGGCAGCGACCTGCATGAGAACGGCGCACGCCCCTACCCCCGCAACACCGCCGATGATCGCACCTCGGCCGGCGCCTTTCCCCCGTCGATGACAGCGCCGGCCAGTGCGCCGATCCCTGCCGAAATCACGACGCTGGCCACGCATCGTCCGATCGCTTTGTCCATCGCGGTTTGAGCTGCATACGACCCACCACCCGAGACCGTAGTGCAGCCACTTAGTGAACCGGTCGCAAGCGTAAGAATAAGTGTGGCGCTTGTCGCGCGCTTAAAATTGAGAACCATGCCCAAGCCTTGTTGAAACCGTAAATGCGATATCTTTAGGGGGGTAGTATAGGTTGGCCCCTGCGACGTGTTCACAGGGGCCGGCGCTCATTTATTCACTTATTAGGCATAACTGATGAGCTTCCAGGTAACGGCCGTGTTCATATAGGGAGGCACACGGTTGCCCTCCGAGATAGGAGCGGTGGTTGTCGGCGAGCCGACGACCTTCCAGTTCCCACTCTCGGGGCAAATTTCGCCTGTCCGGGCCGTCGTTCCAATGGGCTTCTTCATTGCATTCACTCCTGCGACTGATTGATCAAATTGCCTTTAGGAGTATAATCCTATGCTCTTTGGGCCCGGTAAACTCCGCGGGGCCGATTAGTCTAACGGTGTCGCGAGCCGACCAGACCAACCGAGAGGCGGGGCCGTTGTCGCGGTCCCGCCTTTTTCTTTTTGAGACAAGGTCCCGCTGTCACAGAGGCTGCCTAGCTCTCAGACTTAATCGCTGGGGCCGCCCGTGCAACCGAGAACTCCGCTTGTCGTCGACCGATTGATAGTTCTCTGCGTATCGAGCCGAGGAGAACGTTACACCTGTCGTCAAATGAACCCTCCAAGCAGTTGCTGATAGACCAGCAGGTGAATCAGGGTGAACAGTCGGCGGGCTGTCCCGTGATCGATCTCGACTTTCGATTTGAGACGCTGTTTCAGTAGTGCGGAAGCTTCGTCGTGGATGGAACGCCGTCCCATATCAATGGCTTCCAGCCGATCGGGAGTCAGCCGCGCCGCGGCGCTTGCATAGCTCTCGCAAACAAGTCGGTAGTCCTTGAGCAGCCGGTGAAATGACGTGAGCGATAGGTGATGGCACAGAACCGGTGCGCCATTCTCGGTAGTGACCGACATCACCAGTCGCTTGTCCACCACAGACAGCCGCAGCCGATAGGGCCCGCCGCGATGCTCGATAGGCGCGAAACGATTGTTGTCCAGCAGGTCGAAAACGGCGATGGACTGCTCGTGCTTTTGTGTTGCATCCGTCCGCCCACCCAAAGGCGGATCAAGCGAAACAGCTGAAAGCCGGAACCTGGATGGCGTGGTACTCGCGCCGGTCATCGCGCACCGCCTCCTGGAACTGTATGGACTATATTCGCTCGACCGAGCCTGTCGGCCGCAGCACAAGACGTGGCTGCCGCTGAAACGGGTCCGGCGACAGCCGCTTTGCCCCGGGAGGCCGGGCAAATGAAACATCTATTCGAAAAACTCGTTTCCGAGATTCGACGCGGAAACCGGAGGCGGTTCCAATTGCTGCGCATCCGCTCGCGAACGTCAGCGCCACCGCGGGGATTGTTGGGGCGAGGGGCTATTAGCGTGGCCGGTGGCCGGCCAGTGGCACGGACACCATTGCAGACCGGATACAAAGCGGCTGCCGTTGCAACAGGTTCAACGGCAGCCGAGTGGCACTGCGAAGCTGGGGAAAATGCCACTCGCAGGGCGGGAGCTTCTTCCGATCGACGCTGACGAAGGTCGGTCGCCGAGGTTTCAGCGAAAGAGCTCACCTCGGACATACGGTGCACGCATTTCGTATCTTGGATCTTTTGCCTCATCTCAAGCTCACCTTACGGACGTGAGACCAGCGTTACCGGCTGGCCACGCCCTCGCCTAGCTCTGTATGCGCCGCCGCCCACGCATGACTCGAGAAAGGCCTCGTGGTCCTGTTCGGCTATGACACAGTCAAACTTGACGACGATAGGACCGCCCCTCGGCTGCACGATCCGCCGGAGCGGGCTAAGCGACAGGCAATGGTTCAAAAAATGCATCCCCCCTCAAGGTCGCGATGTCGAACTATAACCTCGCCCCACCAATGCAAGGTCAAGACGTTAGGGCCACCTTCGTGGCCGACTGGAATGAAGGTATGCTCCTCGATGAGGTCCGGACCAGCGACCGCGCGCTCGCGATACTTGTTCAGGCTGTTGACGCGCCTTCAAGCAAAACGTCGTAAAGCCAGCACTCAAGGCCATCGCCACTACTCCGCTCACTAAAGCCTGGGATGAAGTACTTAGCCGTTCGGCGGCTTCTCCCGAACGGAATACAATCGCTGCACCGACCTCTTCTTAAACTGAAGCGCGGTCGATGCGCGTGCACGAGTATTAACGTGTGGAGAATGACGTTTTGCGCCAAATGGCGCCGAATGCTGAAACGTCGATTGCACAAAGCCGCGCTTCTTGAAATGTCCCCAGCCAAAGCCACCAGGGACCTAGAGCGCCGGATACTCATTGAACTAACCCGCTGACGCGGGTGGATATTTGGAGGCGTGGTCTTCTGATTGGGATGTTGGGGTATTGAGAACCAACCCCTGACCAGGAGACCGACCGATGACGACGCCCTGCAGCGGTGAACCCGCTGCGCCGCCGCATGATCGAGACATGACGCTCCGCAACCTGTCGCCGGTCACGCAACGATTCCTACCTGCATGCAATTTAGGTCGTTCCCCGGATCGGCTGGGGCTGGAGGATGTGCGGGCCTTCCAGGTGTACCTGGTATCGCAGGGCATCTCCTGGCCGGCGCTCAACCCAGACGGTCTGCGCGCGGCGGTTCTTTTAAGGCGCTGGACCGGGTGTCGATACCGGAACAATACTCCCCAAATGTGCCGTTTGACTCTTCCCCAGTCTGCGCCGTGACCGGTCTTCCGGGGTGCGCCCCGGAAGACCGGTCACATGTCATCACGGAAGGGGATTTCGGTGATCAAGCTGAGGGAGATGATGATGATCCTTGATCTACATCGGCAAGGTCTGTCGGTGTCAGCGATCGCCAAGGCAGACTGGTATCGATCGCAAGACG
The sequence above is drawn from the Sinorhizobium fredii genome and encodes:
- a CDS encoding UPF0262 family protein; translated protein: MTGASTTPSRFRLSAVSLDPPLGGRTDATQKHEQSIAVFDLLDNNRFAPIEHRGGPYRLRLSVVDKRLVMSVTTENGAPVLCHHLSLTSFHRLLKDYRLVCESYASAAARLTPDRLEAIDMGRRSIHDEASALLKQRLKSKVEIDHGTARRLFTLIHLLVYQQLLGGFI